Sequence from the Rutidosis leptorrhynchoides isolate AG116_Rl617_1_P2 chromosome 3, CSIRO_AGI_Rlap_v1, whole genome shotgun sequence genome:
AAGAGACTTAGAAATGGCAAGAGGTTTGCGTTTGCTAGATTCGGCAATGTCAAAGATGCAGATCGTTTGCTTGGTTCGCTGAGCAACATAATGTTTGAGGACCAAATCCAAATCTTAAAAGCAACAGAAAGGGGTGGGGAAGGCTGTTTTAATCAATCAGGTAAAGGGTCCAGTCCCAAGAGACCCACCCACCATAGTAACTTCTGTAACTCCTTCAGAGATGGGCGTAATTATAGGGATGTTGCGGGTAGCCACTATGGTGATCTTAGGGACAAACTCAACAAAAGAGACCTTAGGGAGAAGATTAATAAGATTCATGAGAATAAAAGTGAAGCTTATTCGAGAGAAAGTAAGAGGTGTTAAGTCAAAACTTGGGAATGTAATAGGCATCTGGCGAAAAGATCGATTGTTGGTGTTCTTAAGGACTGGAGAACTATTGAACAATTAATCGGGTTATGTAGAGCAGAAGGTATTACCAATTGTGACATTAAATATTTAGGAGGGCTTAATATATTGCTTGTCTTCTACTCCTCCGTTGAAGTTGATAAAATCCTAAGCAACAAAAATCATGTCTTGCATAAATGGTGTTCCAAAACCTATTTGTTGGGCATGTCTATCCCTGTATCGAGACGTTTGGTATGGCTCGACATAGTAGGCGTCCCGGTGATCTGCTGGAATGAAACCACATTCAAGAGAATTGCTAGTTCATGGGGTGAAGTTCTAGAGACTGATAATTGTCAGGTCACATGTGATAATCAAGATCTTAACGTTGGTAAAGTACTCATAATCACAGAACATATGTCAAAGCGTATTGATGATATCGTCAGTGTCAAAGTGGGTACGTCATGGGTTCAAGCACAGGTCACTGAAAGCCCAACCATCCCTGCCAAGCTTGATATTAAGGAGACTGAAGTTCTCACTGGTAGAGACAatactgatgatgaagatgatgaatttgTGGATGACATGTTTATTGATAATTCTGATAACGATGAAGATGTACTTAGGGATGAATATGAATCTGACTTCAATTCAGATATGGGagatcacaataacaatcatagtGTTAACTTTAAGTTTCCCGTTGATGATGCTAGGGTTGATGATGGCAATCGGAATCGAAAAGTTCAAGAGATGGAAGATGAAGAATCTGATTGTTTGGGGATTGAGAACCTTTTCCAAGAAAATCTTAATGATTACGGTGCTGACAACTCATGGGACAGAAGTAACAGTGCTGACAACTCATGGGACAGAAGTAACGGCGCAACAGATTCCAATGAAAATTTAAATTCTTCATCGCCCCCAGGTAACATATCCCAAAATGAGGGTTACGCATGTAATGGATCACCCAACTCTTTGGGCCATGTTGATAATAAATTGGGCTCGAAGTCACCTGGCCCAAGTGATGTGGATGATTCCTTCTTGGACTGTAATACGGAAAATGGCCCAACTATGCCAAATGGGCAAGTACCTATTCAGGCCAATTCTGTGGAGTGCCATGAGAAACAATATTTGGGCTCACATTGTAAGGTTGGTAACTCAAAAGCTACACCGAGTCAACCTACCATACCAGTCGGAAAAATTGATTGTAACCACGTTTGCAATCCTTCAGTCCAACCTCGCCCAAACCTGCAAAGTTCACAGACTCAGCCAAAAAATTGTGCACAAGTAAAGAGggattgttgttggtcaagtattcGAAGGTGGAAATCTTCCTCAAGAATGTTAAATGTTAAAAATACGGCAAGGAGAAAGAGACCTGGAAGTAACCCCTTGAGATCAAAATGTACTTCCTGCGCCAATAGAGGGTCATCCTCTTCAAAGGCATCTGGCGATTCTATTGGGAATGATGCAATTGAAGATAATAATCTCATTAGCAAAGACAGCATTCGCGACTATAGAAACAAGCTAGGGCTAAAATGGAAGAAAAAATCTTCCTCTCAGTAAGCTATCTGTCCTTTTTTCGAATTATATTGTTCAATTATGAAGATTATCTCACTTAATGTTAGAGGTTTTGGGTATGGGAATAGAGTTGATAAGTTCGGGTGGGTTAAAAGATTGATTTTAAAAGAAAAACCCATCTTTGTGGCTTTACAAGAAACTAAAATGGGTAGTGTAGACTTAAACTGGATTGGTCGATTGTGGGGTTCGTATGATTGTGACTTTGTGCAAAAAGAGAAAATAGGTAAAGCAGGTGGGCAATTGTTCATTTGGGACTCAAATCTTTTTGAAGCTAAGACTGTTATTAGACTTGACTATGTCATTGGAATCAAAGGGGTTTGGAAAAGTTCAGGCTGCAATATAAATGTTGCAAATGTCTATGGGCCATGTGATGATGTGAATAAGCAGAAACTTTGGAATGCACTGTTTAATTTGATCTCAGCAAATGACGAAGAGTGGGTTTTATGCGACGATTTTAATGAAGTCAGGAACCAGTTGGAAAGATTCAATTGTGAATTTCTCGAGTACAGAGCTGACCGTTTTAATAAATTCATTGCAGATTCTAGATTGATGGAAATTCCATTGGGTGGTAGAAATTTCACGAGGGTTAGTGACGATGGGCTTAAATATAGTAAGCTCGACAGATTCCTGGTAACCGAAAAATTCTACAATCTTTGGAAAGACTTAACAGTGGTGGAGTTGGATAGAGATTTATTGGATCATTGTCCTATCATGCTAAAAGACGAGGAAAGAAACTTCGGCCCAAAACCCTTCAAAGTTTTTGATGTTTGGTTCGACGAAGAAGATGTTAGTGATGTAATCTGTGACGCTTGGAATGTTGCGGTCCCTGATATCAATAGGAAAGATTGCGTGTTTAGAAATAAGTTAAAGAATGTTAAGAACGCCCTTAAAGCATGGAGTAGGAGTAAGTTTAACAACTTAGATGGTGAGATCGATCTATTCAAAACCACAGTTCAGCAACTCGAACTTCAAGCCGAATCACGTGTCCTCACTGATGTTGAATTAGAGCTATGGAGAAAGTCAAGGAAACAGTGGTTAGAGAAGGAAAGAATTAAAACAAACATGTTGAAACAAAAGGCTCGGGTAAAGTGGATTTTAGACGGTGATGAAAACACGAAGTACTTCCACTCGGTTATTCGTAGGAGAAATAATTCCAACACCATACGTGGCCTCACAATCAATGGTACTTGGAATGATTCACATAAGGATATCAAAGATGAAACTTTTAAGCATTTTAAAAGTATTTTTGAAGAACCGAGCATTGATAGACCTAGTCTGGAGGATTTAATATATCCGATGTAAGACCCTATTTCTGTTTCTGACATTTTagttattcgggacgccgtccaaaccttcgggacgccgtccagcaaagaaggacgggacgccgtccaagaatttgggacgccgtcccatgtgtctgtcgggccagctgtgagatttcaagatttttagaggggtatgttggtcttttcacatggtggccggttttaagccacaaatgggcaaaggttgagctcattcaaccttatcttcaccaacaaaacactctcaaccatttttagagagagagcaagggttttagagagagagaggtggatttggagaggaGGAGTCAATTTCTcgctaaagctcgggttctaaagttgttcatctcgctcctagctacgttgtggtagcattggtaagctcaaactctgaatttcatttgtttagatttgatattcaagttagggttttgagttagtttgttatgaaacccttttagatgatgaaatgggtttatggtgacttgttgttcttgtcacttggcgggttttgggtcggttgacgatttggccttgtttagggtttgatggtaagtttaatcactaggtttagtgattatggaagtgttggaacacttttggatgtgtttggttgcctaattttgaaatgggtcaaattagggttttggtgtcaaaatgggtatgacacgtgtttaacacttgcgatcgggcttaatcggtgtgttaggaccattttcactcgtgttagtggatattggttagtgtgggcgcgtttcgtgcttggaagtgcaaatgggtcgaatttgcactaggtgtcaattgggttggtttgtaagtcaaccataattgtgttgttgtgtttgtgataatggattaggtactttccatttggctcgttgcggattacttggaagcattcatcaagacgactaggtgagtgttaatatcctatgtgcatatgtatgtgtaggatgggtgcgggtcggggtgaagtgtttcttggttatagagctcacttcacatataggtggatttgatggacttgtgtataggtccaattggcacggttgtgcgttttgattggccacctttggcggggtacacaatttgtgtgtacattatcacacgcggtatgatgtggattatataaccccaatggcgaagggttaacattgtgatgcggacttagatataaccccaatgacgaagggtagtattgtgagtggaataattatacgtatgtgtatatggcgtatttatttgtgaatgttatggtatgaaccatcgagccggtagtgccataatgtgtgtgtgtgataggatgtgaaccacgagccggtagcatcgagtgtgaaccacgagccggtagcactataaaataattgatgtgaaccacgagccggtagcatcgagtgtgaaccacgagccggtagcactataaaataattgatgtgaaccacgagccggtagcatcgagtgtgaaccacgagccggtagcactataaataaattgatgtgaaccacgagccggtagcatcgagtgtgaaccacgagccggtagcactataaaagagtatgactcaattgcgtatggtgtgaaccacgagccggtacgccatcgcgttatggttaaccttgggagttttacgcgttgttatatatatattgtatacatataatgttgtattgacgtgatgtagctaaccttctggttgtagcttattggcattgttcgcaacgttgtttgcgaacttactatattgttggtgttgttagcttgtgcttagtgaacgtacggtatgctaggtttagcttgccttatacttggatgcttcggtatgcgctatttgattattattgtggcgtgtccattttatacatatatatgtatgtagtatattttcactcactaagtgttagcttaccctctcgttgtttatatttttatagattgcatggatgcggtggctcgggtaagcgcgaggactagtggacttgcgtagttgctttagaagacttgcctttggatttgtttaggattgggtagcgtgtccccaatctcatgctcggtctatgttttgtataaactaatgggtcgaaatagtcacttgtggtattttgggtcgatgtgggcccggtgtcgtaaaactcggtttttattatgaaaaactcttagtttaacctattgtaatatattgtgaaagtgtgttggtttaaaagtgtcgggaagcgggtttttcacccgtgtgaaaaacgtaaaactgatcagaatctggcagcacatctggacgccgtcccagatggctggacgatgtcctggtttttacaactggacgccgtccagattactggacgccgtccagatcaactggctctaaaaaaaataattttatggcacttttacggatggttaacgggttgggttgttacaagtggtatcagagcatggtctaagggatttaggtgacttgagatagttgcctagacttagacttttgtgtgtgcttatttgttgcgggacttgtaggattacgggtcggaatgggtttagttagtgccttgattgtaggttgactaacgtttatattaataatgcagatattattaatatgctattgtgttgcGATATTGATTCTTGCGTTGTGTTTTGTttgtggttgtgtttgtttatatcatcgagcgaggcggttgttgtactaacgagtcgatgcggcgtgtgtgcataataaggacttgcaaaccttattacgggtgcaaatcgtgtctaacgagtgatgtacgacgagtgtttagcaagatgggacggtgttgtgcgtgcggttttatacgttcgtggactaatcgttttgcattctttagaatgacgacacgaaacgagatcgagacgaatgacgaggagtttaactctagagctgcggccgccgttgcggagcaaatgagtacgtttcgagaagaaatggataggaagtattccgaatttcggggtagtagtgaaatggagcgttgtcttaagagcttcatgaggactaaacccccgatgtatgacgggaaaacggatcctttggtaagcacaacttggatctcattAAGGCTATTTCTTGGTTTTGGGAAAATGTGGAATTCTCAAAAGGTTGTAATGCGTCGTTTGTCACTTTGGTTCCTAAAAAAGTGACCCCTTATGTCTTGGTGATTTCCGGCCTATAAGCCTCATTGGTAGTTACTACAAAATAATTGCCAAACTTCTCTCAAATCGACTTAGAAAAATAATTCCCTCGCTTGTAGGTCCGGAACAAAGTGCCTTCTTAAAAGGTCATTTCATCCTAGATGGTGCTCTTATTGTGAACGAGAGTATTGATTTCCTCAAAAATAACCGAAAAAAGGGTTTAGTGTTTAAAGTGGACTTTGAAAAGGCATTTGATTGTCTTAATTGGGATTTTCTAATGGAAGTCGTGAATAGTATGGGGTTTGGTTGCAAATGGCGAAAATGGATATATTCTTGTCTGAGCTCGGCTTCTATCTCTATTCTCGTGAACGGGTCACCGACAAAAGAATTTTCGTTGGAAAGAGGAGTACGACAAGGCGACCCATTATCTCCTTTTTTATTCATTCTTGCGGCGGAGGGGTTGAACATCATGACTAAAGCGGCAACCGATAGGGGGCTTTTTAAAGGCATTTAAGTAGATAATGACAAAGTTCTAGTTTCTCActtgcaatatgcggatgataccatCTTTCTCGGGGAATGGAACCGGTCGAATGCTTCTAACCTTCAAAACCTTCTTAAATGTTTTGAACTAGCCTCCGGTTTGAAAGTTAATTTCCAAAAAAGTCGTTTGTATGACGTTGGTGTTAGTATTGATGAGTTGAATATTGTTgcaaatcaaatcgggtgtcaagtaGGACAATTTCCATTTACTTATCTTGGATTACCTATCGGGTCTAGAATGAATCGAACTAAAGATTGGACTCCGGTAATTGAGAAGTTTAAAAGTAGGCTTTCGAGTTGGAAAATGCGAACGATGTCATTTGGTGGCCGATTGGTTCTAATTAAATCGGTTCTTACTAGTCACCCATTGTATTACTTCTCTCTCTTTCATGCTCCGCCCCGTGTGTTAAATATCCTTGAAAGTGTGAGATGttcttttttttggggcgggtcggattCGGGTTCTAAAATAAATTGGGTTAAATGGGACAATGTTATTGCATCCTATGGGAATGGGGGGGTTAAATATTGGCGCTCTTAAAAGTGAAAATCTTGCTTTACTTgggaagtggtggtggaggtttaaaaccgaaaccaatgCACTTTGGGTGAAAATTATTCGTAGTATTTATGGCTCGTGTGGTGGCTTGATGATGAGGAGTGACATACCCCGCTCTTCATCGTTAGGCACTTGGACTAACATCATTTTGGCAGCAAAAGCTTTGGACGATTTGCACATTCCTTTTTGCTCCTCTTTTGTGAAAACAGTGGGGGATGGGACTGCTACATCATTCTGGAACGAAATTTGGGTCGGGGACAGACGACTACGTGACAGATTTCCTAGATTATTCAGGCTTGAAAGTTCAAAAGAGGCTTTGGTGAGTGATCGGCTACAGGTGAACAACTCAGGATCTACTTCGATAGTCTGGAATTGGATCAGAAGCCCATTCGGGGGGTCATCAGGTGAACTCGAGTCGCTAGCTGCACTTCTCTCTAATTTGAATTTGGATCGTAACAGCAAAGATGCTTGGTCGTGGAACATGGCGAGCAACAACAAATTTACGGTAAAAAACTGTCGGCTCTCGTGGATGAACACCTACTTTCGATCGGCAACAACATTATTGAAACTTTCCGTAACAATTTGGTCCCAAAGAAATTGGAAATATTTTCGTGGCGGGTTATCAAGAAGCGTATACCGGTTAGAACGGAGCTCGACAAAAGAGGTATTGATCTCCATAGTGTTAGGTGCCCACTCTGCGATGACGACTTGGAAACTATTGACCATGCCTTAATATTTTGTAAGCACTCAATGGAGTTACGGAATCGTGTTTTCGGATGGTGGGGACTTGGCAACTTCACGAATTTGAGCTCCAACGAAATTCTCCGAGGGATTGCTCCTTCTCAACTATCATGTCGAGGTAAGATGGTGTGGCAAGCGGTTGAATGGGTTTGTGTCTATTTCATATGGTAAAATCGGAATAATATGGTTTTTCGCGGTAAATCGTGGAACGCCCCGATTGCTCTTAATGAAATTCAAACCAAATCCTATGAATGGGTCTCGCAAAGGCTAAAAGGAAATAAATTAGATTGGCTTGTATGGCTTAATAATCCTTGTGTGTATCTTACAATGTAGGTCTAGTCAAAGTGGTTGCTATCTTTGCAACCAATTGGTACTAGTCAATATTTGTGTATCGTGTTGTATGGATGTGAGCATCTGAACCTTGTAACTTTCTCGTGATCTATATTattgcttgcctttcaaaaaaaaaaaatattcttttGACATAAAGGAAAATACCAAACAACTCCTCCTTAAAATGACAAGATAATGACATAATTACTGAAATAGTCCTTGTAGTTTTAGCCAAATTACTGAAATAGTCCCTTGAGTTTTATCTTAACTGAGATAGTCCTTGTGGTTTTCAAAATGTTGTTGAGATAGTCCTTTTGCTACTGAAATAGTCCCTGGGATTTCTGAAAACCACGAGGACCAAGTAGATCAAAATAAAACCGTGGAGACTATTTCAGCAATTCAAGTGAAACCACGGGAGTAGTAGATAGATTACATAAAGAAACTTCTTTCCAAAAGTTAAATCCCCCGTCAGTATAAAATTTCATGCATAGGGACAACTTTATAAAGTAGGATTATTTGTTTACGGAATTGTATTTATGCTAGTTACAATGTATAAGTGGCATAAACGTGTTTTCTAATGAAAATTTACAAAGCATATTAAGTTGTACATGAATGTTCGAGATGAATTGAACACAATATTTTGTTTTTTCAAAATTAAAATTGTATACGTAGAAGTTATTTGTGGAAAATGGTTAATCTAGAAAACGAGGAAGTAAATCTAAATTGGTGGATAACTTTTTGACGTGATATTATTGTATATTAGTCTAAACGCACTAACATATCTATAAATATCGTCAAATATAACTTTTCCTCAGCTAAATCGATATTGTATATAATATTCATTATTTGGTATTATCTCACATGAGAATTCATAAAAGATGGTATTATCTCACATGAGAATTCATAAAAGATGGTTATTTAGTTTGCCTGTTGGCAAACTAAACATCACAACGAAGAATATTAACGCTTTTTGGCTTTTCTTTTCtttaaaactagtgaaatgactcgtgaaattacgggtttgtttaaatgaattttatgtattaagtgaacgtaaatgctaaactcatttagtttaatgacccgtgaaaccacagaatccgactaaaaaactcgtcagctgaacatttcatcaaacacctaaaatgcatattaaacaatccacatccaatcataagtgataatattggttgtcattttattttaaaagtgtaaattaaatataaatttagaattggtttccttctgcctaacttttataccttctcgtactaaattcaaaataattaattaaaataattcaaaattatttaattttaataattaaaataattattaataagatttaataataatacttaattaataagatttaacttttaatttaaaattattaagattaatgacatcatgtaataccccgtcagaatccactaacgaagtattaactcctggtcccacagtttagcggtcacgccctctatatgagacgtttccgaaaagtattcgcattaatcattaaaacaaagccatttattaaagaaaatgtaactggaaacatttgacgtcaatgactaatgtaaatgaaccccaaacatcttaaaagaaaactgtttaaatgcgaatatttgttcttgaaatgaaaatgataaacatgctggatgccgtccagttctagcagcaaacagcatataacttcaattaagcggaagcactagctctatgtacctgagatgaaacatgcaaaacgtcaacgaaaacgttgagtgaatctacaggtttagtaaatcattttttaagttaggccacaagatttttctTAGAATACATCATAGGAAAAGTACACATTATCATgaacacttgattataaagctttaacctttgcgtgagccgagcacacgtctttagtttaccctatactggcgataaaccgatcaagtgtacgagtaacaactatATAAGCACATGTTTTTGCGgtaaggtttgtcaaacctaacggtaccgtccctataaagtcgagcttacaaagtaactaatataatcaagctaagggatttttgatctgaactcatatgtatattcttggtaagttatTTGTGcctgatattgctccaaacgaacatatatttagtcgtaaTATCGTTTCAAAATGTAAtgcttttaattgtaatttccttatttttagttgtaatcgtttaaataaataagtgcgaagacgaaagacgaagatcgctcgaaaatgaagatttaaagacgaaaacgaagatttgaaagatgaaaacgttcaaaatgctcaaacgtacaagttacactccaagtgttttaatttatcgaagaataacgtctaaaaattgacaagagtacaagtcgcggaacgcaaagtacacgatattaaattatacgaaaatgcattcgagaaatcgggaccgagacataaaccgggcgtaaacgtacgagacaatggagcaaaaattacaagtcaactatgcacaagaatataatataatatttatataattatatataatgatatatatatattatatatatatatatatatatatatatatatatatatatatatatatatatatatatatatatatatatatatatataatatgtcgacaagtaaaatgccaaaaatttggtgagctggaatccgaagctccgcactcgcggagctgtaaggcacaaaagtgccgcactcgcggagccgtaAAATTCAAAACTGGCCTGTAAATACTCGAAGCATTCTGCCGAATCCAACCACcatatttcatatttcatttctAAATctctgttttttttatatattatttatatttataattttaatttaagttaattttaataataagggtattgtaacgtttaatttacgggttttaagtcggagttctgtccgtataccgctacgctaataatatcgttattatcattgttattactatcgttatttgataatgctaaaaacgaacatatatttcatagcattatccctcaagaaagacaagtttttagttgcaattgttctatttacaagtgatattcgtttaaataataaaaggtgaagacaaaagacagattcgacgaattgaagacgcaaacgaccaaaaagctcaaaagtacaaagtacaatcaaagtggttccaattattgatgagaaacgtctcaaaattacaagagtatacgacgcgaaacgcaaaatacaaaatattaaattgtacgcaaggacgttcgaaaatccgaaaccgggaccaaagtcaactctcaacgctcgacgcaacggactaaaaattacaagtcaactatgcacataaatataatataatatttaaataattcttataattatttatatattatataatatattataaaaaccgtcggcagaagaaacaacaacatgtgagttggaaaaagaggccatgcgatcgcatggcctggaaggcaaaaagccatgcgatcgcatggcagtaggtgacaggcctgatctataaatttcgcagtttttgagcacataaacacatctttttctttctctctatcatacgatatatatatatatatatatatatatatatatatatatatatatatatatatatatatatatata
This genomic interval carries:
- the LOC139899938 gene encoding uncharacterized protein, which codes for MLLHPMGMGGLNIGALKSENLALLGKWWWRFKTETNALWVKIIRSIYGSCGGLMMRSDIPRSSSLGTWTNIILAAKALDDLHIPFCSSFVKTVGDGTATSFWNEIWVGDRRLRDRFPRLFRLESSKEALQRCLVVEHGEQQQIYGKKLSALVDEHLLSIGNNIIETFRNNLVPKKLEIFSWRVIKKRIPVRTELDKRGIDLHSVRCPLCDDDLETIDHALIFCKHSMELRNRVFGWWGLGNFTNLSSNEILRGIAPSQLSCRGKMVWQAVEWV
- the LOC139899937 gene encoding uncharacterized protein, which translates into the protein MKIISLNVRGFGYGNRVDKFGWVKRLILKEKPIFVALQETKMGSVDLNWIGRLWGSYDCDFVQKEKIGKAGGQLFIWDSNLFEAKTVIRLDYVIGIKGVWKSSGCNINVANVYGPCDDVNKQKLWNALFNLISANDEEWVLCDDFNEVRNQLERFNCEFLEYRADRFNKFIADSRLMEIPLGGRNFTRVSDDGLKYSKLDRFLVTEKFYNLWKDLTVVELDRDLLDHCPIMLKDEERNFGPKPFKVFDVWFDEEDVSDVICDAWNVAVPDINRKDCVFRNKLKNVKNALKAWSRSKFNNLDGEIDLFKTTVQQLELQAESRVLTDVELELWRKSRKQWLEKERIKTNMLKQKARVKWILDGDENTKYFHSVIRRRNNSNTIRGLTINGPEQSAFLKGHFILDGALIVNESIDFLKNNRKKGLVFKVDFEKAFDCLNWDFLMEVVNSMGFGCKWRKWIYSCLSSASISILVNGSPTKEFSLERGVRQGDPLSPFLFILAAEGLNIMTKAATDRGLFKGI